One stretch of Euphorbia lathyris chromosome 7, ddEupLath1.1, whole genome shotgun sequence DNA includes these proteins:
- the LOC136235361 gene encoding F-box/kelch-repeat protein At3g23880-like isoform X5 — translation MEEGGRDTEKPEVMELLEEILIEILLRLPVKSLLKFKTVCKSWRSIINSPKFIKQHLNRAYAIHYNQHKNFLGLLIPSWDASNPLVLYKEISDGVVHAKQFDFPYQLPASPHEEIPVQVCNFCDGLICFNMYGLGILLWNPSFPLEYKIIRHSDLDVGFPLMGYDSSTDDYKIVSIPSYSSKDRFPRRYFFVEVCSLKSSSWRKRKISKNFFTYKICQLKGIYTRNHLHWIATRNSDEDDVTELIVYFDLVEERLDHVNLPTRSYNDWTLLIYKECFGIVGANSEGQEELWVLQDYCGMKSSWNKVFKIAPLGIGVHYHSCFTRTGEILMHNGDLGLRCYDIKDGSFKNVLIQGDDIIDDEDGYEDDFYASPYVESLVSPRLYQMEEGRRDTEKAEVMELLEEILIEILLRLPVKSLLKFKTVCKSWRSIINSTKFIKQHLNRAHAVHYNQHKNFLGLLIPSWDASNPLVLYKEISDGVVHAKQFDFPYQLPASPHEEIPVQVCNFCDGLICFNMYGRGILLWNPSFPLEYKIIRHSDLDVGFPLMGYDSSTDDYKIVSIPSYSSKERFPRRYFFVEVFSLKSSSWRKRKISKNFFTYKICQLKGIYTRNHLHWIATRNFDEDDATELIVYFDLVEERC, via the exons ATGGAGGAAGGAGGAAGAGATACAGAAAAGCCGGAAGTGATGGAATTGCTAGAGGAGATTTTGATAGAAATTCTGCTAAGATTGCCGGTGAAATCTCTTTTGAAATTTAAGACAGTTTGCAAATCGTGGCGTTCAATTATAAACAGCCCCAAGTTCATAAAACAACATTTGAATCGTGCTTATGCTATCCATTACAATCAGCACAAGAATTTTCTTGGCCTTCTTATTCCTTCTTGGGATGCTTCCAATCCTTTAGTTCTGTATAAGGAAATATCTGATGGCGTTGTACATGCTAAACAATTTGATTTTCCATACCAGCTTCCTGCTAGTCCGCATGAAGAGATTCCTGTTCAGGTTTGTAACTTTTGTGATGGATTGATATGCTTCAATATGTATGGACTTGGTATCCTGCTTTGGAATCCATCTTTTCCATTGGAGTATAAGATAATAAGACATTCAGATTTAGATGTTGGTTTCCCTTTAATGGGTTATGATTCAAGTACTGATGATTACAAGATTGTAAGTATACCTTCCTATTCTAGTAAGGATAGATTCCCTCGCAGATACTTTTTTGTTGAAGTCTGTTCTCTAAAAAGCAGCTCATGGAGGAAGAGGAAAATATCGAAGAACTTCTTCACTTACAAGATCTGTCAACTGAAAGGAATTTATACAAGAAATCATCTCCATTGGATTGCAACAAGGAATTCTGATGAAGATGATGTAACAGAATTGATTGTATATTTTGATTTGGTGGAAGAAAGGTTGGATCATGTGAATTTGCCAACAAGAAGTTATAATgattggactttgttgatttaCAAGGAGTGTTTTGGAATTGTAGGTGCTAACTCTGAAGGACAGGAAGAGTTATGGGTCCTGCAAGACTATTGTGGGATGAAAAGTTCATGGAATAAAGTTTTTAAAATTGCCCCTCTGGGAATTGGTGTGCATTACCACTCCTGCTTTACAAGGACTGGAGAAATTCTGATGCACAATGGCGATCTTGGACTCAGATGTTATGACATAAAAGATGGCAGCTTCAAGAATGTTTTGATTCAAGGTGATGATATTATTGATGATGAGGATGGTTATGAAGACGATTTTTATGCATCTCCTTATGTTGAGAGTTTAGTTTCGCCAAGATTGTACCA GATggaggaaggaagaagagatacaGAAAAGGCGGAAGTGATGGAATTGCTAGAGGAGATTTTGATAGAAATTCTGCTAAGATTGCCGGTGAAATCTCTCTTGAAATTTAAGACAGTTTGCAAATCGTGGCGTTCAATTATAAACAGCACCAAGTTCATAAAACAACATTTGAATCGTGCTCATGCTGTCCATTACAATCAGCACAAGAATTTTCTTGGCCTTCTTATTCCTTCTTGGGATGCTTCCAATCCTTTAGTTCTGTATAAGGAAATATCTGATGGCGTTGTACATGCTAAACAATTTGATTTTCCATACCAGCTTCCTGCTAGTCCCCATGAAGAGATTCCTGTTCAGGTTTGTAACTTTTGTGATGGATTGATATGCTTCAATATGTATGGACGTGGTATCCTGCTTTGGAATCCATCTTTTCCATTGGAGTATAAGATAATAAGACATTCAGATTTAGATGTTGGTTTCCCTTTAATGGGTTATGATTCAAGTACTGATGATTACAAGATTGTAAGTATACCTTCCTATTCTAGTAAGGAGAGATTCCCTCGCAGATACTTTTTTGTTGAAGTCTTTTCTCTAAAAAGCAGCTCATGGAGGAAGAGGAAAATATCGAAGAACTTCTTCACTTACAAGATTTGTCAACTGAAAGGAATTTATACAAGAAATCATCTCCATTGGATTGCAACAAGGAATTTTGATGAAGATGATGCAACGGAATTGATTGTATATTTTGATTTGGTGGAAGAAAG GTGCTAA